In Phalacrocorax aristotelis chromosome 25, bGulAri2.1, whole genome shotgun sequence, the following proteins share a genomic window:
- the LOC142048318 gene encoding feather keratin 3-like: protein MSCYDLCPPKTSVAVPQPIAESCNELCARQCPDSTAFIQPPPVVVTFPGPILSSFPQQAVVGSSGAPAFGGSLGLGGLYGAGATQGSGGLCTFGRPYASPACSPCVLPRYTKKLWDTCGPC from the coding sequence ATGTCTTGCTACGACCTGTGCCCACCAAAAACCAGCGTCGCCGTCCCGCAGCCCATCGCCGAGAGCTGCAACGAGCTGTGCGCCCGCCAGTGCCCCGACTCCACGGCCTTCATCCAGCCGCCCCCCGTCGTCGTCACCTtccccggccccatcctcagctccttcccccagcaagCCGTGGTGGGCTCCTCCGGAGCACCGGCCTTTgggggctccctggggctggggggcctcTACGGTGCCGGGGCCACGCAGGGCTCGGGGGGCCTCTGCACCTTTGGCAGACCCTACGCTTCTCCCGCCTGCAGCCCTTGCGTCTTGCCCCGCTACACCAAGAAGCTGTGGGACACCTGTGGGCCCTGCTAG